The genomic stretch GATGACAGGCAAGGGGCGTCAGCGTCGCATTCGTGGCTGGGGCGGCCTCCGGGACGCCAGGGCGGCGGGCCTGCTTGAAGACGGCGGCGCCGTGATGGGTCTGCTGAACGGGCGGCTGCTGGCCACCTCGGATCTGCGGCCGAGTCTGGTGACCGGCGGCACGCGGAGCGGCAAGGGGCGGGGGCATGTCGTGCCGACCCTGCTGTCCTGGCCGCAGAGCGTCCTGGTTCACGATCCCAAGGGCGAGCTCTGGACCCTGACGGCCGGCTGGCGGTCGCGCTTCTCCCACAGCGCGCGCTTCGCGCCGCGTGATCGCGTGTCCGCGCGCTGGAACCCCTTGGCGGAGATTCAGCCCGGCCCCGGCGAGCTGGCCCAGATCCAGCGGCTGGTCGCCATCCTGTCCGATCCCGGCGGCGTGCGCGACGACGAGGCGATCTGGGACAAGGCGGCCTCGGAAATCCTCGAAGCCGTGATCCTGCATGTGCTCTATACGGCGCAGGACGCCGGCAAGACCCTGCTGACGGTGCGCGAGTTGCTGGCTGATCTCGATGATGCGGCCGAGATCATGCTCAAGACCCTGCATCGACCGGGCCCGGACGGCGAACCCGAGACCCACCCCTTCATCGCCGTGGCGGTGAAGGGCTACGCCGCCATGCACGACCGGTTCCGGACCTCTGTCCAGGGGACAGCGCGGTCCTATCTCAAATGGTTGGCCGGCGAAGATCTCGAGCGGACCCTGTCGGCCTCGGATTTCGGGGTCGGGGATCTGATGTGCGCCCGCAGTCCGATCTCCCTGTATATTCAGGTGGCGCCGGCGGATGCGGCCGCATTGAGACCCCTTGTGCGGCTGCTGTTCTATTCAGCCGCGCAGGCGCTGACGGTGGCGGAGACGCAGGACGCCGCGGGACGGACCAAGCGTCACGCCCTGCTGATGCTGATGGACGAGTTCCCGCTGCTCGGACGGCTGGCCTTCTTCGAGAAGTCGCTGCGGCTGATGAGCGGCTACGGCATCAAGACGATGTTCGTGGCCCAATCGCTCAACGACATCGTCGAGACCTATGGCCCGCACAATGGGATCTTGGACAACTGTCATGTTTATACGGCCTTTTCGGCCCTGGATCCCCTGACCCAGGACAAGGTGTCGAAGCTGACGGGGACCGTGTCGGAGCGGCGCACGACCCGCAGCGGACCGGCCCTGCTGGGCGCCGGACGCCATTCGGTGTCGCATTCGGAGATGGAACGTCCCTTGCTCGAACCCGGCGAAATCCGGG from Brevundimonas sp. SL130 encodes the following:
- a CDS encoding type IV secretory system conjugative DNA transfer family protein gives rise to the protein MNRTGLLGLGAGLVLGLQAASQMFAWTYGAAPALGPAWRPSPQIALYPPWAILIWRDRFRTQAPDAIARSGMAALLGAVAGLALGAMTGKGRQRRIRGWGGLRDARAAGLLEDGGAVMGLLNGRLLATSDLRPSLVTGGTRSGKGRGHVVPTLLSWPQSVLVHDPKGELWTLTAGWRSRFSHSARFAPRDRVSARWNPLAEIQPGPGELAQIQRLVAILSDPGGVRDDEAIWDKAASEILEAVILHVLYTAQDAGKTLLTVRELLADLDDAAEIMLKTLHRPGPDGEPETHPFIAVAVKGYAAMHDRFRTSVQGTARSYLKWLAGEDLERTLSASDFGVGDLMCARSPISLYIQVAPADAAALRPLVRLLFYSAAQALTVAETQDAAGRTKRHALLMLMDEFPLLGRLAFFEKSLRLMSGYGIKTMFVAQSLNDIVETYGPHNGILDNCHVYTAFSALDPLTQDKVSKLTGTVSERRTTRSGPALLGAGRHSVSHSEMERPLLEPGEIRALPDDEQLVFVAGQKPLRTRKLRYDRREPFRTRAKSAAPDQTVRLDLPPAPVHPWAGRRSLGRDEAAQLPLFKEVAAAMEDKKTVARVAGVMGRVAETFAADEAVLDHLQGRRDGQD